A window of Leptospira johnsonii genomic DNA:
AACCCTCTGTTGTTCTCCTCCGGAAAGTTCGTCCGGTTTATGTTTGAATCTATGAGTTAGATCGACCTTCTCCAATGCTTCTTTTGCGATCTCTCTCGCCTTGGATTTTCCCAAACCGGAAATGTATAGAGGTAAGGCCACATTTTCCAAAGCGCTTAAGTAAGGAAGAAGGTGAAAGAACTGGAAGATTATCCCGGTTTCATTCCGACGATATTCAGTGAGTTCCTGTTCCGTAAAATTGCTTAGGTTTTTTCCACCTATCCAAACTTCTCCGGAATCTGCTTGGTCGATCCCGGATAGAATATTCAAAAATGTGGATTTACCCGAACCGGATGGACCCATCAAAGTTAAAAAAGTATCTGCAACATCTAAGTTGATCCCTTTTAGGACCGGCACGTTTTGTTTTCCGTTTATATAGGACTTGGTTAAATTTCGGATTAGGATCTTGTTTGTCGGATTCGACATAGTCCTATTTTGCATCCTCTAGAAGAGGACGCAAGGAAAAGAAGGTGATAAGAGGCACGGAGTTAAATGAGTCACAGAGAAAATTTCACACAGAGGCACAGGGCCGCAGAGGGGAGAGTGCTGATTTGTGAGAGAATATAATGATTATATAGATTTAAAGTAAGTTTGAGGAATAAGTCACAGAGTTGAGAGAGGCACAGGGAATATTCACACAGAGGCACGGAGTCACGGAGGAGTAAGAACTCCTACAAGCCATGATTAAACCCTCTGCGCCTTTGTGTCCCTGTGTGGAAATAACTCGGAGTCTCCCTAAAACTCTGTGCGAAAATCTTACCTAGTAATCCTCGCAAACTCAATTCCTTGGTAATAATGACGGATGATCTCTGCGTAGGTAAAATTCTGCTTAGCCATTCCGAAACTTCCCCATTGGCTTAAGCCAACTCCATGGCCTGCACCCATACCCTTGATCAAAAATCCTTCACTTTCTCTTTTGATACCGAAACGAAGAGACTTGACGGAAGTTCCGAGCAAGCTGCGGAATTCCTTCCCTTTTATTTTAGAAGTGCCTTGTTTACCGATGACTTCCAAAAGATCCACTCTGCCGGAAGGAGTTCTAGAAAGAACTTGGATGGATTGGATAGAACCAACGCCTAAGGACGAAAGAGTCTGGTCCATTTTATCTTGGTTTAAAATTTCTTTCCAAACAAAATTGTCTCCGGCCTCATCAAATCTGGACGCTACGGATTCCAAGTAAGGAAGTCTTTTGCCACCCCAAACTTGGTCAGGAGTTTCCGTTCTTCCGCCACTATTGGAATGAAAGAACATATGAATAGGATCATCTTCGTAAACTGCAAGAACACCTTCCGTATCACGAACAGCTTGGGTGGTTCTTGGATTTTCTTTCGTCATGCCTGAGTATGCTTGTGAGTTCACAGTGGACTCCACATCATAAGCGGTATCTTTTTTGTTCAGGATCTCTCTGATTGCATAAGTCCTGGAACAGATCGCCTGTGCTTTTAAAGCCTCGGTCGGCCAGCCTGCAGGAACTTCGGAAGGAACGACAGAATATAAATATTCTTCCAAAGGAACTCGATTGATGAGTAGAACGTTACCATTTTTATCAGGTTGGAGTAAAATTTCCCCTCTGAACTTTCTTCCCTTATATTCCAAACCTGGATTGTCCGCTACGAAACGGATAGGTGCTTTCAATTTTTTCGCGTCCAAAGAAACCGCATCGTAAGCACGTTTGATCAGAAGATCGTTCACATCATATACGAAAATCACTCCGTCCGCTTTGATCATTAGGTCTGATTCGGCCTTTCCTAAAAAGACCCGGATCTTTTCAGAAGTTTTGAGAGCGTTCGGAGAATTCCAAGGCCGGATAATGACGGTATTACAGCCCCAAACCGCCAAAATTAAAAATGATAGAATGATGATAGAAAGTCGTTTCATGGGCACCTGTCGGTTTCGTATACCTTTGGTATTGAATATCGAAGGAAACTCGGATTTGCTTCAGCGATTTTTAGGGGAGAAGATGGATACTGCTTCCAAATGAGGAGTCTGAGGGAATGGATCGCAAAGTAGGAACTCCTCCATTTGGTAGGATTCTTCCAAAAGGCGGGCGTCTCTTAAGAGATTTTCCGGATTGCAGGAAATATAGATCAGCTGGGAAACAGGATTAGAATTTAAGAAGGTACATAATTCAGGAGAAAGGCCGCTTCTGGGAGGGTCGGCAATCACTACAGAATCTTTCCAAGGTAGATTTGCGGAGGACATTTTCTCCAGACCTTTTTTATGGAAAAGATCAAAGGCCAGAAATTCTATCTTTTTGTCCGGGAACACTTCTTGTAGGAACTCCTCACCTGCTGATACGGAAGAAGGCACGATATCAATTCCTAGGATCCTGGAAAATTTTTCTCCGAATAGAATGGAGAAAAATCCGCTCCCGCAGAAAAGGTCCGCTAAATTCTCCGCGGGTTTGATCTTAGATCTAATAAATTCTAAAATTTTAATGAACTCTTTCGGATTCGGCTGGAAGAATCCATCAAAGGGAATTTTGAATTTTTTACCCCATACTTCTTCTATCAGATAAACATTTCCTCTGATCGCAATCGCTTCTCCTGAGGCGGAAATTTCTCCCTTTTTGCGGTTAAAACAAAAGACTATGTTTTTAGCGCTTAGGACTTCTTTCGCTTTTTCCGCAACTTGGTTCATCAGATCTTCGTCCTTGAAGTCTTCTGTGAATGTGAGGATACTCATGGAGTCGTCGGTAAAAACTGATTTGCGAAGAGTGAAATATTTTAGATAACCTGTTTCCTTTTTGCGATCATATTCCAATTCAGGAAAAGATTCCAAAAGTTTTTGGAATAAAGGCATTTCAGAATTTGCCCAGTCTGTTTGGATCGAACAGTTCCCTATAGGTACAATCCTTCTAAAATTTCCCGACATTCTTAAGCCGACGACCCGCCCTGGGAAAACTGCAAAGTCCATACGATTTCGGTAAGAATAAGAAGAATCCGCAGGAGAAACTCCTTTGTGAATCGGATTGAAATTTTCTAATCCTTTTAGGATTGGCTCTGATGTTAATTTGAATTGTTCCGGATAGGGCAGGTGTTGACCTGAGCATCCTCCACATTCTCCGAAACTTGGGCATAACGGAGAAGAAACCCTCGTTTCTAAATGGGTAGGGTTCCATTTATAGAAAACTTTTCTTTTTCCGAATTTGTATACATCATATACGTCTCCCGGGAGAGAATAAGGGATTTCTATTTTTCTTTTTCCTAATGTACCTTCTCCTCTTAGGTTAGGAAGAAGGTTCTCGATTTCTAAAACTCCGAAAGGTTCCTGATCAAACATGGATTAAGGACGAATGTCTATATTCTCCAAACCTTGGTTGGTAAATATCTCTTCGTATTTGCTGATATAAGGAGCTTCTTTTTCTATTCGCTCTTCTATCGCCATAGAAGCCACGCCTGTTTCTCCGTATTCTTGGAGGAAATCTCTTCTGGCCATTCTGTGGATCAGCTCGTCCCAGAATAATTCATTATCGTAATCGGAAATGATATCGAATATATCCGTTTGGTCTTCGAATTTTCGGGTAGGGAAATACACATCGTCTGCAGCATCGTAGTCAACGAATTCCTGCTTTCCAAAATCTTTTGCAAAGGAAAGTATGTATTGCTCGAGTTCGGCATAGGAATTTAATTCCTCGTCACCTTCGTTAAAAGCATTGATCATCCAACTGGAGATCGCGATGGATTTTAGTAAGGTTTCGTACTGCTCGGGTGTGAACTCAATTTTCATGCAAAATCCTCGAATTAAGGTCAATTTTAACTGGAGAGCCCAAGGAGCTACCAGATTTTTTCAGGGCTATACCTACTTTAGAACCTTCTTATTTTATATTTTCCTGGTTTCAGGGTTCGGGTTTTGTGCAAGCACACAGAGATTCGAACAATTGAAAAAAGTAAAAGACGACAAGGCCTTAGTATATGTGCTTAGGCCAGATAGAGAAGCTCAGTCCATATTCTCCTTTGGCATAGAATTGTATAAATATCCTGGATCTTTTAAAGAAGGCGGCAGCAGTTT
This region includes:
- a CDS encoding SpoIID/LytB domain-containing protein — protein: MKRLSIIILSFLILAVWGCNTVIIRPWNSPNALKTSEKIRVFLGKAESDLMIKADGVIFVYDVNDLLIKRAYDAVSLDAKKLKAPIRFVADNPGLEYKGRKFRGEILLQPDKNGNVLLINRVPLEEYLYSVVPSEVPAGWPTEALKAQAICSRTYAIREILNKKDTAYDVESTVNSQAYSGMTKENPRTTQAVRDTEGVLAVYEDDPIHMFFHSNSGGRTETPDQVWGGKRLPYLESVASRFDEAGDNFVWKEILNQDKMDQTLSSLGVGSIQSIQVLSRTPSGRVDLLEVIGKQGTSKIKGKEFRSLLGTSVKSLRFGIKRESEGFLIKGMGAGHGVGLSQWGSFGMAKQNFTYAEIIRHYYQGIEFARITR
- a CDS encoding ABC transporter ATP-binding protein produces the protein MSNPTNKILIRNLTKSYINGKQNVPVLKGINLDVADTFLTLMGPSGSGKSTFLNILSGIDQADSGEVWIGGKNLSNFTEQELTEYRRNETGIIFQFFHLLPYLSALENVALPLYISGLGKSKAREIAKEALEKVDLTHRFKHKPDELSGGEQQRVAIARALAKRPSIVLADEPTGNLDTYHAHKILELLLELQEKEKFSLFIVTHDREIGEKGKVRLKMKDGLILPEQNPALDLV
- a CDS encoding class I SAM-dependent RNA methyltransferase, producing the protein MFDQEPFGVLEIENLLPNLRGEGTLGKRKIEIPYSLPGDVYDVYKFGKRKVFYKWNPTHLETRVSSPLCPSFGECGGCSGQHLPYPEQFKLTSEPILKGLENFNPIHKGVSPADSSYSYRNRMDFAVFPGRVVGLRMSGNFRRIVPIGNCSIQTDWANSEMPLFQKLLESFPELEYDRKKETGYLKYFTLRKSVFTDDSMSILTFTEDFKDEDLMNQVAEKAKEVLSAKNIVFCFNRKKGEISASGEAIAIRGNVYLIEEVWGKKFKIPFDGFFQPNPKEFIKILEFIRSKIKPAENLADLFCGSGFFSILFGEKFSRILGIDIVPSSVSAGEEFLQEVFPDKKIEFLAFDLFHKKGLEKMSSANLPWKDSVVIADPPRSGLSPELCTFLNSNPVSQLIYISCNPENLLRDARLLEESYQMEEFLLCDPFPQTPHLEAVSIFSPKNR